One genomic region from Frateuria soli encodes:
- a CDS encoding RNA polymerase sigma factor → MPSQHTSQLTTRFEALLRANYGRLQRIARSYAPPGEHEDLLQEILAQMWRSLPGFDDRAPAAAWVYRIALNTALGQLRKRYSRPALHAMDDERLLVMAPASIGDPRDPDALLDAFLGRLGPIDRAVLMLALDDQSYAEIARITGLNPNAVGIRLNRIKQRFQHDYIEEYP, encoded by the coding sequence ATGCCGAGCCAGCACACCAGCCAACTGACGACGCGCTTCGAGGCCCTGCTGCGAGCCAACTACGGCCGCCTGCAACGGATCGCGCGCAGCTATGCGCCGCCGGGTGAGCACGAGGACCTGCTGCAGGAAATTCTGGCGCAGATGTGGCGCAGCCTGCCCGGCTTCGACGATCGCGCGCCGGCGGCGGCGTGGGTCTACCGGATCGCGCTGAACACGGCGCTGGGCCAGTTGCGCAAGCGCTACAGCCGGCCAGCCCTGCACGCGATGGACGACGAAAGGCTGCTGGTCATGGCGCCCGCAAGCATCGGCGACCCGCGCGATCCGGACGCTCTGCTGGATGCCTTCCTGGGCCGCCTCGGTCCGATCGACCGCGCAGTACTGATGCTCGCCCTGGACGACCAGTCCTACGCCGAGATCGCCCGTATCACGGGATTGAACCCCAATGCCGTGGGGATCCGCCTCAATCGCATCAAGCAGCGCTTCCAACACGATTACATCGAGGAATACCCGTGA